A DNA window from Macadamia integrifolia cultivar HAES 741 chromosome 4, SCU_Mint_v3, whole genome shotgun sequence contains the following coding sequences:
- the LOC122076252 gene encoding disease resistance protein RPP13-like has product MPQLQSMKKELGLMFTYLREVDGDAERDHEDPVAEQWVKQFRELAFEAEDTIDLFTYEVTMMQRKNIFGKILNFVPFLANISILTKRIGTINDEFKKHYGNRKEYNIQPVQRIQPVAAKVVEPIVDVVGLETEADTVTKELMKKVDTRPFGVVSITGIGGLGKTTLAKKLYGIFDLLQHFDSRAWVHLSGGYKQKDVLLSIIKQVDSPEIEEKGKLREMEVEDLKERLSTSLKGRNYLIVIDDIGEEEDWAYLRAILPAPSKGKICRVLLTSRNDNVASANFIGPPHHLGRLNGEESLELLFKAVFPDGDAEAILDARFKSVAKNIVDRCDGIPLAILVMAGVLCRTGRTYEEWNMVLQLALDQLCTSNFMKVLCLSLTKLPRRLKQCFFYFGLFPEDSIIQRDRIIRLWVSEGFLEPGVGSTMEDTGWEYLEELRQRHLIQVARWKSYGEPESFKVHDLLRLAISLDKQGKFRNVPIPQDSLEFSRRVAFHDDADCSENKMGSYTTRSILCFTEMSKLSHFGMFKLLNVLDLERAAGIETLPKEMEKLIFLKYLNLSRTGLTLLPPWVGEFYRLETLNVYKTLVVSVPIEILKLVKLRHLLCLNRKVRYQLYSGDDLSSMPDDFLPRSDRRITQLRDLRTLWFHTGSWMEDELQKLTNIEELGLSGVKGMMWNYREALYHALVKLKKLKVLYLEEQKQCQEITLPSFKDHQRLYDISIIGVITILPQLDMFPSCLTRLRLSCNHMMEDMMSTIEKLPELKELRLDWHPYDGVVMKCSIGGFPKLEFLTLICFDYLIYWIVEEGSMPNLRVLDMNRLFGLKWIPGGLRHIRTLQKLSLTMPMEFLERVREGGVDFEKIKHIPSITTREVEIPPQIAERLPTKENEWFQATGQQIPQDH; this is encoded by the coding sequence ATGCCACAACTGCAGTCAATGAAAAAGGAGCTTGGGTTGATGTTTACTTATCTGCGGGAGGTAGATGGAGATGCAGAAAGAGACCACGAAGACCCAGTAGCGGAACAGTGGGTGAAGCAATTTAGAGAGTTAGCCTTTGAAGCAGAGGACACCATCGACCTTTTTACATACGAAGTAACTATGATGCAACGGAAGAATATATTTGGAAAGATCCTCAACTTCGTCCCTTTTTTGGCCAACATTAGCATCCTAACAAAGCGAATCGGAACTATTAACGATGAGTTCAAGAAGCATTATGGCAATAGGAAGGAGTATAATATTCAGCCTGTACAGAGGATTCAACCAGTTGCTGCTAAAGTGGTTGAACCTATCGTGGATGTCGTAGGGCTTGAAACCGAAGCAGATACGGTTACTAAGGAACTGATGAAAAAGGTTGACACCAGGCCATTCGGGGTAGTTTCAATCACAGGTATAGGCGGATTGGGTAAAACCACTCTTGCCAAAAAATTATATGGAATATTTGATTTGTTACAGCATTTTGACAGTAGAGCCTGGGTGCATTTATCCGGAGGTTATAAACAGAAAGACGTCTTGTTGAGCATCATCAAACAAGTTGACTCACCTGAGATAGAGGAAAAAGGGAAGTTACGGGAAATGGAGGTTGAAGATTTGAAAGAAAGGCTTTCTACATCTCTAAAAGGAAGGAACTATCTGATTGTTATAGATGACAtaggggaggaagaagattgGGCTTACCTTAGAGCCATCTTACCGGCTCCAAGCAAAGGTAAGATATGCAGGGTCTTGTTGACTTCTCGTAATGATAATGTAGCGAGTGCCAACTTTATTGGTCCTCCACACCATCTGGGACGATTGAATGGCGAGGAGAGTTTGGAACTCTTGTTCAAGGCGGTCTTTCCGGACGGAGATGCAGAAGCAATTCTCGATGCGAGGTTTAAGAGTGTTGCCAAGAACATTGTTGACCGGTGTGATGGCATACCACTAGCCATTCTGGTGATGGCAGGTGTTTTATGTCGAACAGGACGAACTTACGAAGAATGGAATATGGTGTTACAGCTTGCGCTTGACCAGCTGTGCACGTCTAATTTCATGAAGGTATTATGTCTTAGCTTGACCAAGCTACCTCGTCGGTTGAAgcaatgttttttttatttcggACTTTTCCCGGAGGACAGTATCATCCAGAGGGACAGAATCATCCGGTTATGGGTTTCTGAGGGTTTTTTGGAACCAGGAGTGGGTTCAACAATGGAAGATACCGGCTGGGAGTACCTTGAAGAGCTGAGGCAGAGGCACCTCATCCAAGTTGCAAGATGGAAATCATATGGAGAACCTGAATCCTTTAAGGTTCATGACCTCTTGAGATTGGCAATATCACTTGACAAGCAAGGTAAATTTCGGAACGTCCCAATTCCTCAGGACTCGTTAGAATTTTCTCGCCGTGTAGCCTTTCATGATGATGCTGATTGCAGTGAAAATAAGATGGGTTCATATACTACCCGATCAATACTCTGTTTCACGGAGATGTCTAAGCTGTCACATTTTGGGATGTTCAAATTACTCAATGTTCTTGATCTTGAGAGAGCTGCAGGTATTGAAACTTTACCAAAAGAGATGGAAAAGTTAATATTTCTGAAGTACTTGAATCTCAGCCGAACTGGCTTGACCCTTCTCCCTCCTTGGGTTGGCGAATTTTATAGACTGGAAACTCTTAATGTGTATAAAACCCTTGTTGTGTCGGTACCGATCGAAATCTTGAAGTTGGTCAAGTTAAGGCATCTTCTATGCCTTAACAGAAAGGTAAGGTATCAATTGTATTCTGGTGATGACCTTAGCTCAATGCCTGATGATTTCCTCCCTAGGAGTGATAGGCGCATCACCCAACTACGGGATCTACGGACCCTATGGTTTCACACTGGGAGCTGGATGGAGGATGAGCTGCAAAAATTGACCAATATTGAGGAACTTGGTTTATCGGGAGTAAAAGGAATGATGTGGAATTATAGAGAGGCATTGTATCATGCCTTGGTCAAGTTGAAGAAACTAAAGGTGCTGTACTTGGAGGAACAGAAACAGTGTCAAGAAATTACTCTCCCTTCGTTTAAGGATCATCAGCGTCTCTATGATATCTCCATCATTGGAGTTATAACGATTCTACCTCAACTGGACATGTTCCCATCGTGTCTTACTAGATTGAGATTGTCTTGCAACCATATGATGGAAGACATGATGAGCACAATTGAGAAGCTGCCTGAGCTGAAGGAGTTGAGGTTAGATTGGCACCCATACGATGGGGTGGTCATGAAATGCTCGATTGGTGGGTTTCCTAAATTGGAGTTTTTGACTCTAATTTGTTTTGATTATCTGATCTATTGGATAGTGGAAGAGGGATCAATGCCTAATCTGAGGGTATTGGACATGAATCGCTTGTTTGGATTGAAATGGATTCCTGGTGGGCTAAGGCATATCAGGACATTGCAAAAACTCTCTTTAACTATGCCTATGGAGTTCCTTGAGAGGGTTCGAGAAGGTGGAGTTGATTTTGAGAAGATAAAACATATACCTTCTATCACCACAAGGGAAGTAGAAATCCCACCACAGATAGCCGAACGCCTTCCTACAAAGGAAAATGAGTGGTTTCAAGCTACTGGGCAGCAAATCCCTCAAGACCATTAA